The Amycolatopsis sp. QT-25 genomic sequence CGCCGCCGGGTGGGGCTTCTGGCTGACACTCGCGGGGCTGGCGCTGGTGGCGGGCATCAATGTGTTCCTGCTCGTACGCCCGGGAACCAGGCGACGACCGTCCGGATGACGACGCCCCGGTCGGCTCAACTGGTGTGCCGTTGAGCAACGAAATCCGGCGGAGTGCTCTCCCGGCGCAGCATCGCCCAATCGCGGACGTCGCTCCATGCAGCTGAGCAGGAGCTGGCGGCGTCACGCGACGAGCTGGCGGGCGTCACAGTGTTGATCTTCCTGGCCCCTGATGTCCTGGTCAGGATGGCGCCGCAGTGGTAAGTGGTCTCGCTGTTCGGCTTCACCGGAGTGATCCTGACCGATTTCTGGGCAGGCACTTGAAACGGAGAGCTACCAAGAAATCCAGCACCGTCCGATGAGTGGGGACGATGCTCTCCTCGGAGGTGGTTTGGGCCGCCGGCGGCCCAGGCAAGCCCGCCGAACAGCACCGCGGCGCCCGCCAGGGCCAGTGCCCACTTGGCAGCGCGACGCGACACGTGGCTCACGCATTGGCATGTACCTGTGCGCTGCCATGCCGTCATCCTGCCGAAGCGCCCTCGCGTTAGCGATAGAGCCCACGTTCACGATCGACCGGTCAGCGGCATGAGTGCGCGGTTCGTGGGATCGTTCGCCTCGCGCTGTTTTTTGCGACTCGTGGCTGGTCTACGACGTGACCACAACACCGCCGATGCCGCTACGACCGGCCGGTGAACCCACTAGTTCGACATTCACACCGGATCGGACGGATTCACCGAATACGGCCACGATCGCGTCGGTCACTCCGGACACCAGCCGAGCGACGATGTCCTCCGCGTCCGGCCGGCTGAACGCGGCCTCCTTGATACCGAACAACACACTCGGCGCCGGCGACGGCGCCGGCTTGCCGCCGATGCCCCATCGACTCGCCGGCAGACCGATCAAGCGCACGACCACGATGTCCCGCGCCCAGTCCCCGTACACCGCGACGACCGCGTCAGTCAGTGCCTCGATCAACTCGGCCTCTCGACCGACCAGGTCGTCTTCAAGGACGTGCACGGTCAGATGCGGCATGATGCCCCCAGAATCACATTTGAAGGCAAATAACCTTTGCGAACAAAGGTAGTAGGCGAGGTTGGAGCATGTCAACGCCCGATGCCACGGACGACGCCGTTCGGGAACTGTTGCTGCTGATGCCACGGCTGGTCGGCCGGGTCAAGCGACTGCCGGTGCCCGGGCAGCTGCGGTCGTTCGACCTGGCCCCCAGGCATCTCTCGTTGCTTTCCCTGCTGCTGCTCGACGGTCCGCTGACCGTCTCCCAGCTGGCCGGGAAACTGGACGTCGCCCCGACCACCGTGAGCCTGATCGTGAGTGACCTGAGTCGCAAAGGGGTCCTGGAACGGCGTGAGGACGAGGCCGACCGGCGCCGGCGCATCGTCGACATCAGCCCCGGTAGCCGCCCGGCCATCTCCGAGTGGCTCTCACCCGGTGCGCACGCCTGGCGCCGAGCCCTCTCGCCACTGACACCCGCACAACGACGAACCTTCGTCGACACCCTGCTCGCCTACGAAACCGCCTTCTCCGACGCGTCCGACCGAGCCGCAACAACCGGAGAACCCGCCGACGTCGACCGGATGCTCCCACCAGTCACATGACGAGAACCGCCCCTTCACCACATCGCTGCTCGAGCAAGCAGGACCCCGACTCGATACCAGAAGATGCCACCCGACCACGGAGCGCGTACTCACGTCGGCATGAGGGGACGTTCGCGGGGTTTGACTCACCGGCTTCACCAGCAAGGCGATGTTCGAACGAGGACGTTTGGGCACGGTCATCCGTACACGACTGAGCAAACAACTCAGGACGTCGACAACTGCGACAGCTTGTCTGTTTACCTAACCAGCGGCGGGCATCTCGCCGTCGCGGCCGGCCTGCGGTTGCGGGCGTTCTCGAACCGGAGATTCCGCCGTTGCCCGCTCGTCGGACCGAGCTGCCGATTCCGTTCCCGGTGCCGGAGGGAGTGGCTGAAGGTGGCAAGCCACTTACGACGTGGATCAGCTATGACGCTCTGGCCGAGCCGCACCAGTACTTGCGGCTGGAGTGGCCGGCGTTCACCGACGGATCGGACTGGCGTCCGGGAGGCCGCGAGGGTGCGCTGCTGGTCACCGAAGTCGATTCGCGCGGAGGGCGGGTCAACGGCCGCCGCGTGAGATGGGCGGGGCTCACTCCGGCCGAACGGCGCCGGCTGGTCGCTCCTGGGGCGGCAGCCAACTGCCGTTGCAGTACTGGAAGGACGATGATCACAACCCCGTCCGGCCAAGACTGACGTAGGCCGTCCTGGACGTCGAGGGACGACGTCACGGCAGGCCACTGCTCTCTGACTCCGTCGCGGCGAGGTGCAGGATCGGGTCGAGCAGATCCGGGAAGCGGTCACGCAGCTCGTCGGCGCGGACCCGGATCCGGCGATGCCTGCCGTCCACGGTCATGGTGATCAGCCCCGCCTCGCGCAGGATCCGCCAGTGG encodes the following:
- a CDS encoding tautomerase family protein, yielding MPHLTVHVLEDDLVGREAELIEALTDAVVAVYGDWARDIVVVRLIGLPASRWGIGGKPAPSPAPSVLFGIKEAAFSRPDAEDIVARLVSGVTDAIVAVFGESVRSGVNVELVGSPAGRSGIGGVVVTS
- a CDS encoding MarR family winged helix-turn-helix transcriptional regulator; translated protein: MSTPDATDDAVRELLLLMPRLVGRVKRLPVPGQLRSFDLAPRHLSLLSLLLLDGPLTVSQLAGKLDVAPTTVSLIVSDLSRKGVLERREDEADRRRRIVDISPGSRPAISEWLSPGAHAWRRALSPLTPAQRRTFVDTLLAYETAFSDASDRAATTGEPADVDRMLPPVT